A region of the Vidua chalybeata isolate OUT-0048 chromosome 31, bVidCha1 merged haplotype, whole genome shotgun sequence genome:
caatgtccccagtgtgtccccaaaatcccccaaagtGTCTCCAGTCCTCCCCCAATGCCtccaaagtgtccccaaggtgtccctgacccccCCGACTGTCCCCAaactgtccccagagtgtctCCAGTCCTGACAAAGTGTCCCCAagatgtgcccaggtgtccccaaagtgtccccagtCCTCCCACAAAGCCTCCAAAGTGTCACttcagtgtccccaggtgtccctgccgtgtccccacagtgtcccccattgtccccaggtgtccctgctgtgtccccagtgtcactgaCCCTGCAGTCGGTGCTGGGCCTGTTCCAGGCGCTCACTGAGGGTCCCCAGGGCCCCAACGGCCGTGGTGACATCAGCCAGGGCCACGCCCAGTGTCCCcaacagcctggggacagcaacGGGGACagaccagtacaaaccagtaacccccAGTGTCGCCCAGTGTCCCcaacagcctggggacagcaatGGGGACAGCCCAGTCCCCCCCACTCCCTCCCAGTTCCGCCAGTACCGGCTCAGGGCctgactcagtttccccagttCCTCTTCGGCTGCCTCCGCCCGGAGCCGCTCCTGGGACAGGGCCTGGACACGGAACGGCCCGAAATTGTCCTCAGAATGTCCCCAGATGgccccaaggtgtccccaacccctcagcagtccccaaactgtccccaaggtgtcccctcacctgtctcaggtgtgtccccaggtgtccctcacctgtcccaggtgtgtccccaatgtccccaggtgtccctcacctgtctctccTGCTCCCCCCGGCGCAGTCGCAGCTCCAACAGTGACACCTGGCGGGACCCGGCGGCCACTGCAGCACCCAGGGAGcgcacctgggacaggtgggacacaggtgacatcCCTGAGGGACACAGGTGACCTGCTGAGGTGACTGCCACACCCTCCCCCAGGGAagcaggtgtgcccaggtgtgtccatgTGACCCCAAAGGCACACAGTTGTCCCTtgtgtcccctcacctgtctccTGTGTCCCCACACCTGTTCCAGATGTGCTCTCACCTGCCCCAGatgtgtcccctcccctgtcccatgtcccctcacctgtccctgcagctgcagctcctggccctgctgcagcctcacctgcagcagcagctggaaaacctTCTGGCGCCAGCggcccagcagcacctgagaGAGAGAACTCACCTGAGACCCCCAAAACTCtcctgagaccccaaaaacTCACCTGGGGCACCCCAAACACACCTGGGGCATCCCAGGGtgtgtccccaacatccccagatgtgcccccagcgtccccaggtgtgtccccaaTGCGCCCCAGTGTGCTCAAGTGCACCAGATGCACCCAGGTGGCCCCCTGGGGTctctccaggtgtccccaggtacccccaggtgtgcccccagtgtccccaggtgtgtctccAACATCCCCAGGTGTGTTTAGGTGTGTCCCTAAGTGCCCCCAGATATCCCCagtccccccaggtgtccccccaggtgtccctggtCCCTCCCAGGGTGGCTCCGGCCCCGAGACAAACCCAgaacacctgggacaggtgagactgggagcactgggagctaCTGGGGGTTACTGAGAGTTACTGGGGGTTACTGAGAGTTACTGGGAGTTACAGGGAGTAACTGGGAGCACTGAGGCCTCACCTGTTCTGGGCTTGGCTCCGCCCCCTCTGGGTCAAGGCCCCGCCCCCTCAGGGTCTCCAGCTCCATCTCCAGGAGTTGGCTCCGCCCCTTTTCcgcctccagctctgcctccactCGCTGGCCACGCCCCCTCAGGACATCGCGTTCCACCTCCAGTGCTTGGCTCCGCCCCCTTTCTGACTTAAGTTCTGCCTCCAGGGATTGGCTCCGCCCCTTTTCCACCTCAAGCACCGCCTCCATGTGCTGGCCCCGCCTCCTTTCTGCCTCAAGCTCCGCCTCCTGGCGTTGGCTCCGCCCCCTCAGTGCTTTCAGCTCTGCCTCCAATTCATGGACACGCTCCCTTTCTGCATCAAGCTCTGCCCCCAGGGACCTGTGAGGGGgactggggttactgggagcactgggagggggaGCTGGGATTACTGGGaggttactgggagcactgggaggttACTGGGGTTTACTGGGAGGTTACTAGGAGCACTGGGAGATTactgggggttactgggagcactgggagcctcACCTGGGGCGCAGCACAAAGTGGGAGGGGGGGATGAGCCCCTCCAGACTGGGACGGGgcaactgggagcactggggggcactgggagcactgggagaacCCGGGCGGGGCTCGGCCATCGGCGACCTGCGGGGGGACAGTTcccagtacggaccagtatggagCAGTATagcctgtccccagtcccagtaacctcccagtgcctcccagtctctcccagttccccccagtaCCTTCCAGTTCCCTCACAGTCTCTCCCGGTTCCCCCGCGCGGTGCACGCCGGGAAagcgcccccgccgccgcttTCCCGCGCTCCCGCCTCAGCCAATCAGAGGCGGTGGCTCCCGGGTCCCGCCTCCCCTTCCGACCAATGGGAGGGCGCATCTGGGAGAGGTGggcggggctgggaggggatcGGGTCCTGGAAGGGGAAATGGGAGCCTGGAAGGGGAAATGGGGTCTTAGGAGGGGTAAATGAGGTACTGAAAGGGTAAGGGGAGTCTTAGGGCGGTCCTGGAAGAGTAAATGAGGGTCTGAAAGGGTAAACTGAAAGGGTTCTGAGGGGCCAGGAAAAACAGGGGTCCTGAGGGGGGAATggggtcctggcagggaaaACTGGGGTCTTCAGGGAGGAATGGGGTCCTGGCGACGTAAATCAGGGTCCTGAGGGGCAACTGGGTCTTGGCATGGTGCCCGAAGGCCCCACGCCCATCCCGGAAGGGTCCCATTGTCCCCAAGGGGTCCCGGCTGTCCCCAAGGTCCCCCAGTctctcccaccccacagcaATCACgggttttattcccttttttaccttttcccGCTTTTTCCGCCCCAGGCCCGACCGCCTCCGTTGCCATGGCGATCGCTCGGGCCCATCCCCATGGCAACGCTGCTCCCGCCCCTTCTGCATCGCCATTGGCTGTTTCGCCGCGCCTCGCGAGCGCTGATTGGATGACAGCGGCAGAGGGCGGGAACAGAAGCCTGGAAGCGGTCACCCGTTGCCATGGAGACCTTGTTCGCACGTTCCCATGGTAACAGACGTCCCACCCTTCCTATGCTGCCATTGGCTGTTGTGCTCGGGAACGAGAGCGCTGATTGGCTGGATATGGAGGGGGCGGGGCTAAAGGCAGAAGGGTCCCCAAAAGggtccccgatgtccccaaaaGGACCTTTGAGGTCCCCAACCCCCGCATGACCAACCCAGGGGGTCCCCAATGTCTCTAAGGGGGTCCCTGGTGGCCCCAAAAGGATTCCCGATGTCCCCAAGGCCATCACGACCATCCCGGGgggtccccaatgtccccaagtgATCCCCAAAAGGGTCtttggtgtccccaagggggcCCTCGATGTCCCCAGGAAggtccccgatgtccccaaaatgtccccaaggAGTCTCTgatgtccccaaagtgtccccatgGAAGTCACTaatgtccccaaggccaccacGACCAACTCAGCAGGTCCCCGAAAGAGTCCttggtgtccccaaagtgtccccaggagaGTCCTTGATGTCCCCAAGGGCTCTCtgatgtccccaaaccccccccatGGCCATCCCAGGGGgctccccactgtccccaaggggTCCCTAAGGGGGTCCCCGGTGTGTCCCCAAGGGttccctgatgtccccaaaagtgtccccaaatcccccagggGGTCCCCAATGagtccccgatgtccccaaagtgtccccaatcccccccccccaggccaCGCCAGGGCTGTCACCGaggtgtccccgctgtccccaaccccccccaggTCATAcacccccaaaatttgggatttttgaccccaaaacccccaaactccACTGCCCAAATTCACTTTATTGGTGCCCCCGGCGGCTCCGGGTCtggggggggctcgggggaggctcggggaccccaaaactgggggGGGAACCCTCGGGGGGACCCCGGGGCCGTTTTGGGATGgaatttggggctttttggggcaggtttggggttttttttgagttccttggatttggggggggtctgtgCCCGCTCCGGGTCCTGGGGGCCTCCAGGGGGGGATCTGGGACCCCAACATTGGGGTTGGGACCCCCTGAAAGACTCCGGGgctgcttggggttttttgggggtggatttgggtttttttggggcaggtttggggtttttttgggtgtccctgaatttggggggtcccgagggggattttgggggggtccccgaTGACTCCGGGTCCTGGGGGGATCCTGAGGGGGatctgggaccccaaaatcggGGTCGGGACCCTCTGAGTGACCCTgaggttgttttggggtttttctgggtggatttgggtttttttggggtggatttgcgggttttttgggggtccctgaatttggggttttgagggggggattttgggggggtctccGCCCACTCCGGGTCCTGGGGGGGCTCGGCGGGGGGGTGGAGGCCCCAGAATGGGGCCAGGaatgggtttggggtggggtactttgggtgggatttgggcatttctgggggggatttttttgtttctgggagggatttgggtttttttgggatgtgtttttgcttttttgggtgggatttggggtttttggggtgggatctggggttttttgggagggatttgggggttcttGGGAGGGATTTTTCCGTttctgggtgggatttgggatattttgggcgGGATTCGAGGTattttgggtgggatttttttggttttgggatggatttgggggtttttgggtgggatttttttggttttgggtgggatttgcgtttttttgggtgggatttCGGAGTTGTTGGGtgagatttggggatttttcagggggctcaggggtgttttggggaggctgggggggctgccaggggctcaGCAGGAACGGGGCCAGCTCCAGGCGCTGCTGCAGGacccctgagagcagcagctcagccgAGAGCAGCGGGAGCCGCGCGGCCACGGCCGGGGGCCACAGGCAGCGGTCCTGGGGACACGAGATCACcaggacacagggctgggggaaaaaccccaaaaacacagtGAGGAACCCCAAATAACCCAGTGAGGAACCCCAAATAACCCActgagaaaccccaaaaacccagagAGAAACACCAGATAACCcagagaaaaaccccaaataacccagagaaaaaccccaaataacccAGAGAGAAACCCCAAATAAcccagagaaaaaaacccaaataacccagagaaaacccccaaataaCCCAGTGAGAAACCCCAAATAACCCACACAGCCTGGTCCTGGAGACACAAGATCACCAGGACACCTGGCTGGGGGAAGAACCCCATCAGAAACCCCAAATAACCCATCAGAAACCCCAAATACCCCGTGAGGAACCCCAAATAACCcagagaaaaaccccaaatacacTACACAGCCTGGTCCTGGGGACAGGAAATTACCACCCCACCCAgctgggcagaaaaaaaaacagtaaggAACCCCCGAAACCCCATGAGAAACCTCAAAAACCCAGAGAGGAACCTCAAAAACCCCATCAGAAACCCCAAACCCGAACGGGATCCCAGCAGTCCTTGGGACAGTAAAGGACCAGCacccggggctggggggaaaCAGGATCAGGACCCCAAAAGCCCTCTCAGAAACTCCAAATACCccaaaagaaccccaaaaacccagtgaggaaccccaaaccccacccaacCCGCTCGTGGGGACACGAGATCACCAGAGcatggggctgggggaaaatggggtCAGGAGGTCAAATtccaccaaaaccccaaaaaaaccccacaaacacaCCCAATGAGAAACCCCCCAAACCaccaaataccccaaaaatatccccccaaaaaaccccaaaccccccaaaacccagtgAGAAAGCCCCAAAGCCCCCAAAAACTGAATgagaaacccccaaaacccccccaaaaaacccaaacaccttCAAACACCCCatgagaaaccccaaaaacccccaatccctccaatgtccccaatccccccaatgtccccaatatccccaaAATCACTAAAGTCCCCTATctccccaatgtccctgatgtccccaatgtcccctgtccccattgtcccctcaCCGCGTGTTCCCGGGGCAGCTGTGGCAGAAAGGTGCCACCACAGCAGGTGACAATGTCCCGCATGTCCTCGGGGCACGGCTGGACACTGGGGGTGACGTGCACCTGGTacccctggggacagaggggacatcagggggacagtggggacattcAGGGagttggggacattggggacagtgggagaCTGGGGACATTcgggggttggggacattgaggggtTTGGGAGATTGGGGGGTTGGGGACTCTCAGGGACATGGAGGGTGATGGGGGGACGCTGGGGACATTAAGGAggttggggacattgaggacactcagggacatcggggacattggggtaTTGGAggttggggacatttggggacattaGGGGTGgtggggggacacaggacatTGAGGACACtcagggacattgggggacattgaggtattggggacattggggacagtgggagactgggggcactggggacatttggggacattaATGTCATTGTCACCTGCAGGAGGGGGTGACACcatgcccagggctggcacagagatGGGTTTAggtgacatttggggacattgtcacctgcagcaggggctgttgctgtgcctggggctgggtcaGGGATATGTTTAGATGACgtctggggacattggggacatttggggacattgtcacctgcagcaggggccGCTCCCGGGCCCGGGCCAGCGCCGGGCGCAGGCAGAAGCCGAAGCGCCGCTCACAGGAGGGGTCCCGGGGCAGGAAGGGACCTGGGGACAGCGGGCGGCCACTGTGGGAACTCTGGGGACAACAGGGACACAGGGGTCACACACGGCCACCAGagccaccccagtgtccccaaggccacccccTTGTCCCCAGAGTCCCTTTGACTGTCCCCAGGTCCTTTCCCTTGACCCCAAGGCCACCCCCAGTCCCCAAGGCCCCTCCCCTTGTCCCCAAGACtatcccaatgtccccacatctgctcccagtgtccctgagttccccctgtccccaaggtCACCCCACCTGTCCCTAAAGTCCCCAAGGCCAATCCCCCTTGTCACCGTGTTCCCtatgtccctctgtccccaaggccactCCAGCTGTCTccaatgtccccaaaatccccattgtccccaagGCCaaccaatgtccccaaatccccccaaagtCCCCAACgccaccccctgtccccaatgtccccaaatccctctccttgtccccaaccccccctgATTGCCCCCAGCCCTgattgtccccagtgtcacctgcagcagccactgggaggtgacaatggggacaccCCTGCCAAGGGCACACAGGAACTTCAGTGTCCTCAGTGTTCCAAATCCCCCAcgtcccctccatgtccccaatgtccccagtgccctgATATCCCCAACCCCTTCAACTGTCCCCGGTGTCAccgctgtccccagtgtccccaaccccctgTTGTCCCCGAtgtcaccagcagcagccactggggGGTGACAATGAGGACGCCTATGGCGAGGGCACACAGGAACttcagtgtccccagtcccccaTGTTCCTAACCCCTGATtgtccccaatcccccaaagtccccagtgtccccaattcccactgtccccaatgtcccctgcagcagccactggggTGTGACAATGGGGACACCCCTGCCTAGTGCATGCAGGAACTTCagtgtcccaaatgtccccaatcccccaatgtccccagtccccgtgtccccaattTCCCCAAATGGCCCCAATGACCCCAATCCCCAATGTCCTCCcaatgtccctgctgtccctaTCCCCCGCCATGTCCTCGATGTCACCTCTAGCAGCCACTGGGGGGTGACAATGGGGACGCCCCTGCCCAGGGCGCACAGGAACTTCAGTGTCCGGCGGATGCCATCGGTCACCAGGTGGCTGCAGTCGTGCACCGACGTGGCCTCGGTGCCACCCAGCgtccccagggccacccgcAGCGCCGGGGAGGCCACCAGGCCCGTGAacagcacctggggacatcaTTGGGGACATCCCTGAGTGCCACCAGGCCTGGGAACAGCACTTCGGGACACATCGGGGATATTCCTGAGTACCACCAGGTCTGGGGacagcacctggggacattggggacatcagtggggcagccctggggggttggggacatctAGGGGCCACTGGGACAGGTTGGGGACACATTCAggacacactggggacatcccagaggggttggggacacctgggggacagtgggacaggtTTGGGACAGTTTGGGGACACagtggggacatccctgggggaCTCAGGATcaggggacactgtggggacattcccaggtgccaccagaacagcagctggggacacagtgggggaggggatgggggggcAGTGGtccatactgggagcactggggagcaCTGAGGGggtactggtctgtactggtaTGTgctggtctgtactggtttgtactggtctgtactggtccatgctggtctgtactgggaggtcactggggtgtccctgggggggGTCACTGCGCTATATTGGAGTCACTCAGGAGTCACTGGGGGagtactggtccatactggtctgcACTGGTCCATATTGGTTGATACTGGTCCACACTGGTCCTTACCCGGATGTGGGCGgagcccggcgctgcccgggggCGGAGCCTGCGCTTGGCATcccctgctggctctgcctcctCTGGGGATGAGGTCACCACCGAGCCCCGCCCATTTCCTTTTATGGATATTGAGGGTGGGGTTACTTTAAGCCCTGCCCCTACTTGGTTCCGCCCCCTCTGGGGGCAGGGCTTGGGTGAGGGGCGGGGCTTGGGGCCTCGAGAATGTCCCTTCTGGGAGGGGGCGGAGCCTCTTGTGGCTCCACCCCCTCTGCTCTCAGCCAATCGCCGACTGCGCCGCACCTGGGGGAGAGGGGCTGCGATGGGACGCCAAAATCCAACcggaaccccaaaaattcatagggaaccccccccaaaaccctcccaggaacccccaaaatccacctgccacccccaaaatcccccaaattccattgggaacccccaaaattccacctcGGATCCCCAAATAtcacccaggacccccaaaaattCACCTGAGAGCCCCCCACACCACAGCGGGTCACCCAAAATGCACCGGGCACCCCAAAGCCCACTTGGAACCTCCCAAAACCCCACTTGGGCGCCCCCAGAATTCAcggggaaccccaaaaaaatccacctggagcccccccaaaatcccttcgGAGCCCCCAGAATTGACCAAAAATCagctgggaccccccccaaattcaCCTGCACGGTGGGCGGAgcttctgcttcctcctgggcagggcttgggggATCCCCAACATCTGGATTTGGGGCCTCTTGCTCCACATCTGGAATTTGGGATTCATCCGGGTCCCTTTTGGGGCTTTCTGGGCACCCCACATCTGGGTCAGGGGGCAGGAACAGCTGGGTGGCCACATCTGGATCCAGGCCAgggctccccagctcctccacatCTGGATTTGGGGTATCCACCTCCACATCTGGAATCTCAGGGACTTTCGGGGCCGTTTGGGGTCGTTTTGAGGCTGCCACATCTGGATTTGGGGCTGCCTCCTCCACATCTGGATCATCACCCCCCAGCAACGTCCTGTGGCTACCCAGTGACCCCTCCACATCTGGATTTGGGCTCTTCATGTCCACATCTGGAATTCTGGGTGGGTTTAGGGGActtttgtgtggttttggggaCCCAACACCTGGATCTGAGGGTCCTTCCCCCTCCACATCTGGATCAGGGGGCAGAAACAGCTGGGTGGCCACATCCAAgtcctcctccccctccacatCTGGATCTGGGTTCTCCACCCTCacattgggaattttggggtaatttgaggccattttgggttgttttggaCCCAGAACATCTGGATTTGGGCTGACCCCCACACGTGGATGTGGAGGCAAGAACAGCTGTGTGGCCACATCTGGATCTAGGGAGGGCAGCCCTTCCACATCTGGAACTTTGGGGTCCTTTGGGGTCATTCTGGGGCTTTCTGGGCTCCCAACATCTGGAGAGGGCAGGAACATCTGAGTGGCCACATCTGGATCTgactcctcttcctcctccacatctgggtttttggggtcctttggggccattttggggcTTTCTGGGCTCCCAACGTCTGGAGAGGGCAGGAACAGCTGGGTGGCTACATCTGGATCTgattcctcttcctcttccacaTCTGGAATTTCGTGTGGCTTCTGAGTCATTTGGAGTTGTTTTGGGCTCCTAACATCTGGATCTGCCTCAGCCTCCCCAACATCTGGATTTGGGGGCAGGAACAGCTGGGTGGCCACATCTGGATCCcacccttcctcttccccctccaCATCTGGAGTTTCAGCCACATTTTGGGTCCTTTGGTGCATCCCAACATCTGGATTTGGGGGTTTCAGCCCAACATCTGGTGTTTTGGGAACATTTTGggtaattttctgtcttttggaCAGCTGAACATCTGGATCAGCCTCATCCTCTTCCACATCTGGGCCACTTTCCACCACCAAGGCTCCACATCTGGATTCAGAGCCTCCaacagctggatttggggtccgTGTGGGCACATCTGGAGTTTCAGGCACATTTGGGGTCATTTTCCGTCTTTTTAAGGGCCGAACATCTGGACCCATCTCATCCTCCTCCACATCTGTCTCGCTGTCCACCAGCAGCATCGCACACCCAATTTTTGTGCCTGAAACATCTGGATTTGGCGTTTTCAGCCTCACATCTGGAGTTTCAGGcatgtttggggctggtttcagTCTTTTTTGGGATCCAACATCTGGACTTGCCTCCTCCTCCACATCTGTGTCACTGTCATCCAGCAGTGCCCGGTGACCCCTCTGTGACCCCTCCACAGCTGGACTTGGGGGCTGTGTGGGCACATCTGGAGTTTGGAGCATGTTTTGAggatttttccatcttcttgAAGGACAAACATCTGgattcccttcctcctcctccacatcTGTGTCACTGTCCACCAGTAGTGCCTGACGCCCATTTTTGGTCACTCCAACAtctggatttggggtctgtgCCACCACATCTGGACTTTCAGGCACATTTTGGGTAATTTCAAGCTTTTTTAGGGTTTCAGCATCTGGATTCTCCTCCTCCACGTCTGTGTCACTGTCCACCAGGAATGTCTGACGCCCGATTTCGGGGCCAGAAACATCTGGATTTGGGGTCTTTGCAGCCACATCTGGAGTTTCGGGGACGTTTTGGGTCCCTCTGAGCCATTTTGGGGGCTCCACATCTGGATCCTCCTCCACATCTATGTCGCTGCTGTCCACCAGCATCTGACACCCGACTGTGGGGCCTGAAACATCTGGATTTGGTGTCCCCCATCGCACATCTGCAGTTTTGGGCACATTCTGGGTCCTCCTGAGCCTTTTTGGTGGCTGCATATCTGGATCCGTGTCCACATCTGCGTCGCTGTCCATCACCAACGTATGATGACCAATTTTGGGCCTTTCCACAGCTAGATTTGGGGTCTCCACCCCCACATCTAGAATTCTGGGCACGTTTTGGGTCACTTTGAGCCTTTTTGGGGGCTGCACATCCAGATTCACTTTTTCTTCCATATCTGTATCGctgtccagcagcagcatccgGGAATGGAGTTTTGGGCCCGCCACATCTGGCGTTTCAGGTACGTTTTGGGTCATCCTGAGTTGTTTTGGGAGCTGCACATCTGgattctcctcctccccctccacatCTGTGTCACTGTCCACCAGCATTGTCcagtgtccagttttgggcaTTCccacagctggatttggggtttccaCCTCCACATCTGGAATTGCAGGCATGTTTTGGGTCAGTTTGAGCCTTTTCTGGGGTGGCACACCTGGATCCTCTTCCACATCTGTGTCACTGTCCACCACCTGCATCCCACATCGCGTTTTTGGGCCTGAAACATCTGGATTTGGGGTCTTTGCTACCACATCTGGAGTTTCTGAGacattttgggtcattttcaGTCGTTTTGGGGGCTCCGCATCTGGAtcaacctcctcctcctccacatcTGTGTCGCTCTCCACCTGCAGCGTCCCACGCCCATTTTTCAGCCATGGATCATCTGGATTTGAGATTTTCAGCCCCACATCTGGTGTTTCAGGCACATTTTGGGTCATTTTAAGATGTTTTGGGGGGCCAACATCTGGATTTGGCCCCTCGTCCTCCACATCTGTGTCGCTATCCACCAGCAGCATGCGGTGCCCATTTTTGGCCTGCAGCACatctggatttggggtttctgcTGCCACATCTGGAGCCTCCAAAGTGTTTTGAGCTGCTTTGGGCGTTTTTGGGTCCTCAGCATCTGGATCTGGCCCCTTCCCAATGACATCTGGGGCGTTCCGGGGGCAGGGAAGGCGTTTTTGCGGGCCCTTAACAtctgtgggcacagctggatcatCCAGGGCACTGCAAAGGAGGGGTTGGGAGGCTTCAGGAGCttgagaccccccccccccaaaatcccccaaggATCCCAAAAATTACCCAAAGAGCCCCAAAACCCTTTTGGGAACtccccaaactgccccaaaactcTCCAAAAAtgccccagggacccccaaaaatgcccTCAAATTGCCCCAAggaccccaaccccccccctcGCGAACacccaaaatgacccaaaacAGCTTCAAACTGTTCCAGGGACCCCCCAGAACTCAAacctcccccaaatccccctaaACCGCCCCAGGACCCtcccaaacacccccaaatT
Encoded here:
- the MDC1 gene encoding mediator of DNA damage checkpoint protein 1 isoform X1, whose translation is MAREGALDDPAVPTDVKGPQKRLPCPRNAPDVIGKGPDPDAEDPKTPKAAQNTLEAPDVAAETPNPDVLQAKNGHRMLLVDSDTDVEDEGPNPDVGPPKHLKMTQNVPETPDVGLKISNPDDPWLKNGRGTLQVESDTDVEEEEVDPDAEPPKRLKMTQNVSETPDVVAKTPNPDVSGPKTRCGMQVVDSDTDVEEDPGVPPQKRLKLTQNMPAIPDVEVETPNPAVGMPKTGHWTMLVDSDTDVEGEEENPDVQLPKQLRMTQNVPETPDVAGPKLHSRMLLLDSDTDMEEKVNLDVQPPKRLKVTQNVPRILDVGVETPNLAVERPKIGHHTLVMDSDADVDTDPDMQPPKRLRRTQNVPKTADVRWGTPNPDVSGPTVGCQMLVDSSDIDVEEDPDVEPPKWLRGTQNVPETPDVAAKTPNPDVSGPEIGRQTFLVDSDTDVEEENPDAETLKKLEITQNVPESPDVVAQTPNPDVGVTKNGRQALLVDSDTDVEEEEGNPDVCPSRRWKNPQNMLQTPDVPTQPPSPAVEGSQRGHRALLDDSDTDVEEEASPDVGSQKRLKPAPNMPETPDVRLKTPNPDVSGTKIGCAMLLVDSETDVEEDEMGPDVRPLKRRKMTPNVPETPDVPTRTPNPAVGGSESRCGALVVESGPDVEEDEADPDVQLSKRQKITQNVPKTPDVGLKPPNPDVGMHQRTQNVAETPDVEGEEEGWDPDVATQLFLPPNPDVGEAEADPDVRSPKQLQMTQKPHEIPDVEEEEESDPDVATQLFLPSPDVGSPESPKMAPKDPKNPDVEEEEESDPDVATQMFLPSPDVGSPESPRMTPKDPKVPDVEGLPSLDPDVATQLFLPPHPRVGVSPNPDVLGPKQPKMASNYPKIPNVRVENPDPDVEGEEDLDVATQLFLPPDPDVEGEGPSDPGVGSPKPHKSPLNPPRIPDVDMKSPNPDVEGSLGSHRTLLGGDDPDVEEAAPNPDVAASKRPQTAPKVPEIPDVEVDTPNPDVEELGSPGLDPDVATQLFLPPDPDVGCPESPKRDPDESQIPDVEQEAPNPDVGDPPSPAQEEAEAPPTVQVRRSRRLAESRGGGATRGSAPSQKGHSRGPKPRPSPKPCPQRGRNQVGAGLKVTPPSISIKGNGRGSVVTSSPEEAEPAGDAKRRLRPRAAPGSAHIRVLFTGLVASPALRVALGTLGGTEATSVHDCSHLVTDGIRRTLKFLCALGRGVPIVTPQWLLESSHSGRPLSPGPFLPRDPSCERRFGFCLRPALARARERPLLQGYQVHVTPSVQPCPEDMRDIVTCCGGTFLPQLPREHAPCVLVISCPQDRCLWPPAVAARLPLLSAELLLSGVLQQRLELAPFLLSPWQPPQPPQNTPEPPEKSPNLTQQLRNPTQKNANPTQNQKNPTQKPPNPSQNQKNPTQNTSNPAQNIPNPTQKRKNPSQEPPNPSQKTPDPTPKTPNPTQKSKNTSQKNPNPSQKQKNPPQKCPNPTQSTPPQTHSWPHSGASTPPPSPPRTRSGRRPPQNPPLKTPNSGTPKKPANPPQKNPNPPRKTPKQPQGHSEGPDPDFGVPDPPQDPPRTRSHRGPPQNPPRDPPNSGTPKKTPNLPQKNPNPPPKNPKQPRSLSGGPNPNVGVPDPPLEAPRTRSGHRPPPNPRNSKKTPNLPQKAPNSIPKRPRGPPEGSPPSFGVPEPPPSPPQTRSRRGHQ